The genomic window TTTAGAGTTATATTTATTAGATTTTTTTTGATACACTTTATAAAAGAGTTGTAAAGCCGCCTCCTTAATACATAAAAGGGCCAACCCATATCTTCGGTGATGTATCAGCCATTCTGCTGTATTCAAAGAAATCTCCACGGTATCATCCTCATTAAATATGGATACAAATCCGTCAAACTGAGGTTTGAAATACCTAAATATTGCATGATTTCTTAATTGTTCACTCCCTTTTAAAAGTGATGGAATATTACTTTTGAAATGCCCAATAAAATTGAAGCATAAAGCATCAGACATTTTTTTCAGACTTTTAGAGAAAGATATATTCAATGGTTTTATAATTTCTGCTAATTCATACCCGTCTCCGTAACGGATGAAACTGCTGACAGCATCACTCCATTGATTTATCTCTACTATTTGCTTTAAATCCACAATGGGGGCATAACCCAATTCGTGAATCACATCAAGCATTCCATAATACATCGTTTTTAGCCGAACATTTTTAAGTGTTTGAATATAATTAATCAAGGCCAGTACAAAGAAGGGAATGGATCTGAAAGAGTGTGTAATATCCAAATAGATTTGATCCCCGTCTTTCAGTCTTTCGGCAATTACCATAAGTGTATCCATATTCTCTTTCAGTTGCACATCATTGTATCCATAACGAATAAGAAAAACTTCAGATCCTCCCTCTGCAGATGGTTCTATTTTCTTTAAATATGCATCCAAAACACAGTGTATAGGTGTAAAATCCCAATCCAGACTTTCCCGGTTATCTGATAATTCCCGGTTTTCTGAATATGCATACAGGATGCTCTCGTCAAAATCATCAACCTCTTTTGCATAGAACTCGTACACGGCATCCCACATGGATTTATTGGTACCAATCAGAAATACCCTATCAAATTTTTTCTCATGACGGGTAATAACAGATGTTACAAAAGATGATGTTTCTTTAGTCTCATTTTTTAAAAACCGATATTCTGCACGTTTATAACGGTCATTTTCTTTATCAATACTGCCCGTCCCCAGTGGACTGATGAGAATATTTGCCATAGGAACCTCACATGCGAATGGTTTTGCCTAGTTTCTTCAACAGATCATTAACACTGCCTCGATAGGCATGTACCACTATTTCGAGTCCACCAGCCGGACTCTTCAGATGATAGACCAGTCGGTCCGGTGTATCATGGTGAAAAATAACTGTTGATAATCCCTCCTTTTTAGGCAGTAAACGGCCATAGGTGACATACCTGAAATGAGACCGCCATTCAAAAAGGGTATTCAAAAGGAGACGAACACTACTATCCGGTATTCTTTTCAGGTAAATCCTCCCCTGTCCCCATGGATGGACCCGGTTATGGATTTCCGGATCAGGATCCAGGTAGCGGCGTCGTTTTTCATCACGAATTCTGCGGACAATGCTCTCCCGCATGGCAAGCCCCAATGGCGTCAGTTTCCACTGATTCATGACCTGTGACGGGACAAAAAGGGAATGTAAATCTTTCGGGAGAGATGTTTCCATGACCTCTTGTCCGGCCGACAAGGTGTTGGCTGAAAGAACCGTCTCGATTTCCCGGATGTAAGATTTGAAGTGTTGTATATCCCAGGAAATTGGCAAAGGATCCATTCGGATGACATGTTTAAAATCTTCATGAATGTAGTAAACGGGAATATCCAAAACAGATCCGGCAAGGGTTACCATGGCGGTTTCGGCTTTATATCCCCCGGTTGCCACAATACGCACTTTGCCTTCATGCCGTTGATAAAACCGGATAAGTGCCTGGATCAGGTTTGGCAAGCCTTCTTGCTGAAAGGACTGAAAATCAGATTTCAAACCTGGTATGCAGACCATGTGTGCTTTCCCCTTGGGAAAGATGGATTCCAGCGCGCGGCCGCACAACTCACCGTCCGGATCATCACTGACAAAAAGATATACACGTTCACCTGCATCTGCTTCCATTTCCCTCCAAGTCTGGATTTCTGCTGAAGGAGCCCGTGAATCATTGATGTGCCTTTTCAAAAATTCAGAGACTGTTTCCAGGGTAATTTCCCGATCCGGATACTCCCGCCTGAAATTCCCTAAAAGTGAGGTCCCCACAGTCATGATTATGGCCGGAAGGGTATTTAACCATTGAAGGGCATTCTTTCCCATTTCAGCCATGTCGCCGTTGTGTGGGATATGGATCGGACGGGAAGCCGGTAACGACTTTTTCAACGCTTGCAGGGCATCTCCGTCCC from Candidatus Neomarinimicrobiota bacterium includes these protein-coding regions:
- a CDS encoding TIGR02221 family CRISPR-associated protein; its protein translation is MANILISPLGTGSIDKENDRYKRAEYRFLKNETKETSSFVTSVITRHEKKFDRVFLIGTNKSMWDAVYEFYAKEVDDFDESILYAYSENRELSDNRESLDWDFTPIHCVLDAYLKKIEPSAEGGSEVFLIRYGYNDVQLKENMDTLMVIAERLKDGDQIYLDITHSFRSIPFFVLALINYIQTLKNVRLKTMYYGMLDVIHELGYAPIVDLKQIVEINQWSDAVSSFIRYGDGYELAEIIKPLNISFSKSLKKMSDALCFNFIGHFKSNIPSLLKGSEQLRNHAIFRYFKPQFDGFVSIFNEDDTVEISLNTAEWLIHHRRYGLALLCIKEAALQLFYKVYQKKSNKYNSKIVSILFQNRFKYKDKVPQESWADLIQNVKRMNCYRISTAHPNSGTRYRMDQIKSVCMDTILCIRRANREELWHEFRQYIHWENLEDDFKNSERRNH